GCGGGGTGCCCGCCGACAAAACCGCTGCGATTTGGGACATGATGATGAGCTTTAGCGGCTACTCCTTCTGCAAACCCCACAGCGCATCTTATGCCCGGGTCTCCTTTCAGGCCGCCTATCTCAAGGTCCACCATCCGGCCGAATTTATGGCAGCGGTGATCAGCAACCAGGGCGGCTTTTACGGCACCTTTGCCTACGTATCCGAGGCCCGGCGCACGGGCCTGACGGTGCTGCCGCCGGATGTTAACCTAAGCCAGGTCCACTGGACCGGGCGGGCCGACACCCTGCGGGTGGGGCTGCAGTCGGTCAAAGGCCTGGGCAGCGACACCCAGGCGCGCATCGTCTCGCAGCGCCAACACCAACCCTACAACGGTCTGCGAGATTTTTTGGAGCGCGTGCGGCCCGCCGAAGACGAGGCCCGCTCTTTGATCAACTGCGGCGCCACCGATGCCTTCAATCCCGACGGCAACCGCGCAGCCCTGCTGTGGGAGCTGGCCTGCTGGCTGAAATCCAAACGTCCCAGGGCGCCCGCTCCGTCCCTGTTTGGTGACGCCGGCCACGGCGCCGACTGCCCCCGGCCGGCACTGCCCGCCGAAGATGAGCATGAGCGGCTGCGGCGTGAGTTTTCCGTGCTGGGTTTTCTGTGCGACCGTCACCCCATGGAGCTGTTTGCCGACAGACTGCACGAGCGCCGCACCGTCAAAGCGGTTGATCTGCCGCGCTTTATCGACCGGCGCGTCAGCCTGGCCGGCTGGCTGATCACCGGCAAGGTGGTTTCCACCAAAAAGGGGGATCCCATGGAGTTTTTAACGTTTGAAGATGAAACCGGAATTGTCGAAACCACCTTTTTTCCCCAGGCCTACCGCCGCTTCTGCCACATCATCGACCGTCAGCGGCCCTACCTGTTGAGCGGCAAGGTCGAAGAAGACTGGGGCGCGGTGACCCTGACAGTCAACAAGACGGAACGGATTATGCGTTCATGATAGTTGTTTACAAGGCGATGTGAATAAATAGCAGCAACCGTTTAATATAAGGAACCGCGTTAGCGCTCTTCAAGAGGTGTAAGCCTGAGGCATACTCCGCTTTTAATCCCAATTTTGACTGCTTTTTTGACAATATTTGTCACTATTTCAGCCCTTCAAAATTCTCTATTTTAGACAACTATCTGAAAATATTTGTACTTTTATAAACCTGGATTTTCGGCCTGGTTTTTGCACCTATCTGGCTAAAAATCTGAGAAATTCGCTTAGACTTTTTAAAGAAAAAGCCAAACCCATCGTGAGGTGGGGACGGAAAACCACGGGTCTGAACCAAACACAGACAGCCGGGTTGCCTTTATCCTTTAATCAGGCAATCGGGCTGTTTTTTTTTGGATGAAATGTAATACAAAGCAATATTTTATATATACAGTTTGCGGATTTTAGATATTCACTTTAAAAAGGAGACGGGCCATGAGAATTTTAAGAAGACCAACGGGGGGGTTGGGGCAAATTCTGGTACTGGCAGTTACGGTATTCAGCTTGCAGCTGGTATGCTCACCGGCTTTCGCAGAGCTCGGCAGTGATCAGGCCATTTTTATCGATTTTACCGGAACCGAGTGCGGGATCATCAGTGCCGATACGATGGATGTGGTCAGTACCTTTCCTTGCGACCAGTATTCGGAAGGCATCGATGTCACCAGCGACGGGACCCGGGCCGTTATCGGCAACTGCGGTAACAACAGATTGACACTTGTCGATCTTACGGTGGACTATAATGTCGAGGGTACTGAGCCGCCACCATGGATCGATTCAGGCGTACGATGTGTCCAGGAGCTTGACATTGCGCCGGACAACAGTTTTGCCATCGCCACCGGCAGCGCCGATGGACTGATCTCCAAGTTCACGCTGGAGCCTTTCGAAGTCCTACCGGACAATCCTGCCGGACCCTGGGATACTGAAGATATTTTTGGTGGCTCTACCCAGGATGTGCATATGAACAGCAGTGGCACCCTGGCTGTGCTGCCAACATTTCGGTCTGATTTTTTTGCGGTCGTGGATGTCACCGGAGATATACCGGAGCTGGTCAATACGATTCCAACACCGGCCAATCCCGATAATCCGGAGCAAGGCTTGAGTCACCATGGTATCAGTCTGTCCCAATATGACGATGACACCTTCGTGGCAACGGGTACTCCCGGGCTGTTGTACATTACGATCGGTTCGCTCAGCGAACTTTTTGACCCCATTGTTATACCGACATCAACTGATCCGGATGGTATGCCGGGTCGCCCGGAATCGGTGGATATCACCTGCGACGGCACCCGCGCGGTGGTGGAAACCTTTGCAGGCCTCATGTGGATCGACCTGGAGTCCACGCCGCCAACGGTTTTAAGCGAAAATTTCGGTCCTGCTCGAATCGATTACAACTCCACCTCGACGGTGGCTTTTTCAGCCGATGGCAGCCTGCTGTTTGTCGGTGGCCAGCAACAGATCGATATCTATGATGTCTACTCTGACCTACCGGAGCTGAGGGGATCAATCCCCATGCTGGAAGGAGTAAGAATTTATTCGGTTGCCACTTTGCCCTGCTCAGCAATAGTGTCGAGAATCTCGGAAATTTCGGATATCGAAGTTGCCGTTGATATCAAACCGAGAAACTGCCCCAATCGGTTAAATGTCAGGAGCAAGGGGGTAGTGAAGGTTGCCATCCTGGGCAGCGACGAATTTGACGCAACTTCCGTTGATCCAAGCACCGTTCGATTAGAAGGAGCCAGTCCGCTGCGCTGGAAATTCAGAGATGTGGCGACGCCTTACGAAAGTGACAACATGAAGGGCGACTGTAAAGACTGCACCCGCAAGGGACGCGATGGCTTTTTGGATCTGGAGCTTAAGTTTAAAAAGCAGGATATCGTCGCAGCCCTCGGTTCGGTCAATAACGGGGAATGCCGCGTACTGAACCTGACCGGCAAGACCGATGAAGGCACCACCATTATGGGCGATGATGTGGTCCTCATCCAAGCCAAAAAGAAGCGGTACAGCAAAAAATGGTTTAAAAAATTCTTTTTTTCCTGGCTGAAGGCGCACAAGAAAGCCAAGAAAGGCAAAGATTGCAAAATCGAAAAGCCGCAAAAAACCAAGAAAAATAAGAAAAAGTCCAAATACTCAAAGGTTAAAAAGACACGCTGGGATCGTTATGATAAGCGTCGCTAATGCAACCACTAATCAAGATTAATTTGTAAACGGTTGTAAGGGCAGACATTACCTAGCAAATTGACAAAATTATTAATTAAAACCCGATAGCCGGGTTGCCTGAAGACAGCATTCAGGCAACCCGGCTTTTTTCATTTAAGGCAGCCGTCTGGATCGCTAATGGCAGTTGACAACACAACGCTTTGATATTTGTCTTAATTAAAAAAGGAGGCAGACGCTCAGATATCCCTGCCAAAGTTTTAATCAAACAGATACGCCACCATTGAGAGACAAAAATGGCGCTATTTTATAATCTGGACCGCTACGGTCAAGATGCGGGCAGAGTCGCCGGCCGCATAGTGGAATTGCGCCACACCCTGCAAAACCATCCCAACGGCGCCGAGCGCAGCGTGCCGGATAAAAACGCCACCGACACCCTGTTGCTGGCCACCTGGAATTTAAAGGAATTTGAAGGCGGCCGCAACGATAAGCGCATCGACGAATCCTACGGCGCGGGTGGCCGAGATCAAGGCGCTGGGAAAATTTCTCAAAAACCGCAGTGAAGATGAAACCGCCTGGAGCCGCAATTTGATCCTGCTCGGAGATTTCAATATCTTTGCCGCTGACCCGGCCAATGCCGCTTACAGTGCCATTACCCAGAACGGTTTTACCATCCCGCCGGCTTTGCAAAACATCCCCCCCTCCAATGTCGGTAAAAAGAAGCGCTTTTATGATCAGATCGCCTTAAAAGTGCGCGCAAACAATCTGGCGCCCACCGGCCGCGGCGGTGTTTTTGACTATTTTGAACAGGTCTATCGCAATGAGGACTACGAGGCCTGTGTTGGGGCCATGATGGACGGCAAGGATGCCGATGACCCGGCCAATCCGCTCACATTTAACACCAGCGGAAAAAAGCGCAGCGAAAAACAGCGTCGCCTTTATTACCGCAACCACTGGCGGCGGCAAATGTCAGATCACCTGATTATGTGGTTAGAATTGAAAATTGACTATGGCGTGGAATATCTCAATAAAAAGGCGCTTGCTTCATAATACCTCAAAACCCTTCTTCTGGTAGGTTAAGATTTTAAAGGTTGCTCTTCCAATCATGGTCGCCTAAAAATGGCTGCTATAAACCGGGCAACACCGATATACAGACCGTAAAGCGTTCCACGTATTTTTATTATGATGTGTTGCCACCAATTTCCCCCATTATAAATCCCGTAGTTTGGTAGCCATCAACTTTTATTAGAGCTATCCATTGAAAAAAAAATTAAAATGTTTAACGTTCACGATGTAAGCTTGAAATGACACACTACTAAAGGGAGATAAAAATGAAAATTGACTTAAAATGCTTTTCAACGCTTGTGAATCCAGAAACTTGCGATTTTAAAGACAGTACAGAATATGAGCTAACAGACGGGCAAACCGTTGAAGATCTGATGAATCGTGCTGGTATTGCAACAAAGGACGTAAAGATTATGTTTGTGAATAGCCGCATAGTAGAAGCCAATGCGGTACTATCAGATGGGGATCAAGTCGGATTTGCGCCGGCAACAGGCGGCATGTAGATTCTTTCGGCAAAACGGATTAATGGTAGCAAAAAATAAGAGAGGCTACAAAGCCGGGCAGCATTAGTTCGTCAGTAATTACTTTTCTGCTCAAATTCTAACTTTGCTTTACGACTTTGCAACCTCTATAATCTTACCTGATGGTCACACATTTGTACCTTTTCGCTTGCGCCATCCATAATTAATATGATTCTGCGTTGGCCAGTCATTACTTATCTTATCGACTGTGCTATCACTGTACGCTAAATTTTAAGGGTAAGTTAAGCGGTGACTATCATATTTTTTACCTGCATATCCTAATAAAATCAAATCATTGTCCGATCTCACCAATTGGCCTGGAATTCAGCAAATAATCGAGAGCCGAATTTAGACTATTCAAATCTTTCAGAAGCTGCACACCATTGCCGTCAACACTGTCGATAATTGTCGCGGCACTCTGGCCGCCTATAAAAACGGCAATGTCATCATGTAAATATCGACGCAATTTTTGTAACTCTGCAACAAGTTGAAGATGGTTTAAACAGAATGTGATGCTTAATGCCACAGCGCGAGCATTTGTACGTTTAACGGCTGCAGCAATTTCATTTGCAGGCAAATTCGATCCAAAAAATGAAGAACGCCAGCCCGACTCTCGGGCGATCAGAGCGATTGCAAGCGCCCCCAGATCGTGATGGTGGTTCACCGGAGTCGCAACGACGATTCGAGGCGCATCGCCACAGATATCAATTGATCGCAGAAGATTCCAGAGAACTGAACGGATGACCGGCGTTGCAATGTGTTCATTGATGATCTTGAGCTCACCCTGCCTCCAGAACTCTCCTATTTTTTTTCCCAAAGGTGTGATCACCTCATTAATCAACTTTATTTTTGTCAGATTCACAGAAGCCTGTGTTAGGGCATATTCCAGTTTTTCTGCGTCAAGCTGTAAAACAGCCTTGAGTGCCAGGTCGAGATGATATGATGGATCAGATTGCCGCTGAAAGTCCGACTGGGGCTTATGGTCAGCTGCAAAATGCCTGTTAATGAGTCGCATCAGCGCATCGGATGACAATTTGGCTACTTGAGAAATGCTGTGCCCCGTATCGACAACATTCTTTAGCAGTTGCAGACGTATAACATCCGCCTCGCTGTAAAGCCTTCTGTTGGAGCCTGTTCGCTCGGGTGAAACAGCTTGGTAGCGACTTTCCCACACCCGAATGAGGTGCGTCGATAGGCCTGTTCTGTCTGCAGCATATTTAATGGAAATATAATTATTGAGCTTATCTGAATTTTTCATGTTGATATGATAATAATTTTTTTGACACTGTCAAAATTTTGTTTAAATTATGTCTAAGATAATTTCAGAGTGAAAGGGGTTCTAACATGAACGATACTGCTATCGAAGAAAATTCAAAGTCTCTAATAGTCGTCGACGGAAATAAGCTTCCAGATGTACTGCCGATATTGCCTTTAAGGGACCAGGTGGCATTTCCAACGATACATACTTCATTGGCGCTTAAGACAGATTCATCTACATTGCTTGAATCCGCTATGCAGGGAAATCGGTTGATCGGCGTCGTTGGACTAACGGGTGACGAAAAACAATCGCCCCTAACCGAGCAGGTACATAAAATCGGGACAGTGGTAAAAATCGTATACGTCACCCGCGCCTCAGAAAATACGACTATCATCGTGGTCGAAGGTCTTGAGCGTTTTCGTATAACGCAATGGCTTTCAGACAAGCCGTACCTCAAGGCTAAAATCGCTTTGGCACCCGAGGTTACCGGTGCTGATTTGGAAATAGAAGCACTGCACCGCAGTCTGCGAGACCTTGCTATAGAGGTGTTTAGCTTGTCAATGCGGGCGCCCAAGGAAGCAGTTGAGGGATTGGCTGACATTAAAGACCCGCTACATCTGGCATACATTGCTGCTGCCTATTCTGATATTGATTTCCAGAAGCGCCAAGCTTTGCTTGAAACAGATGAATTAAAAGACAAGCTGGCTGAGTTGGTGACCATCATGTCGCACGAAAGAGAAGTGCTGGCGATGGGTAAGAAAATTAAGGATAAAGTTAGCAAGGACATGAACAAATCACAGCGCGACTATTACCTTCGACAACAGCTTAAAGCGATCAAAAAAGAGCTGGGTGAAACAGAAAACGAAGCTGCTGAAGCTGCTGAATTCCGTCAACGGTTAGAAAAATCAGATATGAGTGCTGAAGCCCGCACCGAGGCTTTAAAAGAGTTGGACCGCTTTGCTGAGATGACACCACAATCCGCAGAATATTCGATGGTCAGAAGCTATCTGGAATGGTTGCTGGATTTGCCCTGGGGCACAATGAGCAAAGATCAGACCGATATCATGGCAGCTCGAAATGTGCTGGATTCAGATCATTATGGATTACAAGAGGTTAAAGAACGCATTATTGAATTTTTGTCGGTTCGCAATCTTTTGAACGTTCGTCGAGCGAATCTACCTTCAGACACTTCAGAGCCGGTATCATCCGGCACGGGTGTCATCTTGTGTTTTGCCGGACCACCGGGTGTCGGTAAAACCAGTTTGGGTCAGAGTATCGCGCGCGCCATGGGGCGTGAGTTTACCCGCATGAGTCTTGGTGGCATACGGGATGAAGCTGAGATCCGTGGCCACCGTCGAACCTATGTCGGTGCCTTGCCCGGACGAATCATTCAGGCGATCAAAAGTGCCGGAACTCGCAATCCGGTTTTTATGCTCGATGAAGTTGACAAACTCGGCGCCGACTGGCGCGGTGATCCCAGCAGTGCATTGCTTGAGGTCTTGGATCCGGCTCAAAACGCAGCATTTCGCGACAACTACCTAAGTGTGGATTTTGATTTAAGTGAAGTCATTTTTATCGCCACCGCCAATCAACTGGAAACGATTCCAGCCCCGCTGAGGGACCGGATGGAAATCATACAGGTGGATGGCTATACCGAATTTGAAAAACTTCAAATAGGCAAACAGCACTTGATTCCGCGGCAAATCGCAAACCATGGCCTGGATGATAATGACATTACATTCATGGACGAAGCTGTTCGTAAAATCATAACCCACTACACTCGCGAATCCGGAGTTCGCCAGCTGGAAAGACTGGTGGGTTCTATTTGCCGCAAATGTGTTGTCAATCTGACAACCAATGGCTGGTCGCATATTATCGTTACGCCAGAGCTGGTGGCCGACTATCTGAAGAGAGAAAAATTTGAACCTGAAGTTT
The Desulfobacterales bacterium DNA segment above includes these coding regions:
- a CDS encoding DNA polymerase III subunit alpha; protein product: APKGVPIIQWEKDATEDAGLVKIDLLGNRSLSVIRDALANLRDNGITFDELRWEPEDDFATQEALAQGRTMGCFYIESPAMRLLQQKSKVGDFEHLVIHSSIIRPAANEFIQEYIRRLHGGRWDPIHPFLAEVLAETFGIMVYQEDVSRAAVVLAGFSHAEADTLRKVMTKKDREHQLRDFKQRFYSGAQQRGVPADKTAAIWDMMMSFSGYSFCKPHSASYARVSFQAAYLKVHHPAEFMAAVISNQGGFYGTFAYVSEARRTGLTVLPPDVNLSQVHWTGRADTLRVGLQSVKGLGSDTQARIVSQRQHQPYNGLRDFLERVRPAEDEARSLINCGATDAFNPDGNRAALLWELACWLKSKRPRAPAPSLFGDAGHGADCPRPALPAEDEHERLRREFSVLGFLCDRHPMELFADRLHERRTVKAVDLPRFIDRRVSLAGWLITGKVVSTKKGDPMEFLTFEDETGIVETTFFPQAYRRFCHIIDRQRPYLLSGKVEEDWGAVTLTVNKTERIMRS
- a CDS encoding MoaD/ThiS family protein; the protein is MKIDLKCFSTLVNPETCDFKDSTEYELTDGQTVEDLMNRAGIATKDVKIMFVNSRIVEANAVLSDGDQVGFAPATGGM
- a CDS encoding MerR family transcriptional regulator produces the protein MKNSDKLNNYISIKYAADRTGLSTHLIRVWESRYQAVSPERTGSNRRLYSEADVIRLQLLKNVVDTGHSISQVAKLSSDALMRLINRHFAADHKPQSDFQRQSDPSYHLDLALKAVLQLDAEKLEYALTQASVNLTKIKLINEVITPLGKKIGEFWRQGELKIINEHIATPVIRSVLWNLLRSIDICGDAPRIVVATPVNHHHDLGALAIALIARESGWRSSFFGSNLPANEIAAAVKRTNARAVALSITFCLNHLQLVAELQKLRRYLHDDIAVFIGGQSAATIIDSVDGNGVQLLKDLNSLNSALDYLLNSRPIGEIGQ
- the lon gene encoding endopeptidase La encodes the protein MNDTAIEENSKSLIVVDGNKLPDVLPILPLRDQVAFPTIHTSLALKTDSSTLLESAMQGNRLIGVVGLTGDEKQSPLTEQVHKIGTVVKIVYVTRASENTTIIVVEGLERFRITQWLSDKPYLKAKIALAPEVTGADLEIEALHRSLRDLAIEVFSLSMRAPKEAVEGLADIKDPLHLAYIAAAYSDIDFQKRQALLETDELKDKLAELVTIMSHEREVLAMGKKIKDKVSKDMNKSQRDYYLRQQLKAIKKELGETENEAAEAAEFRQRLEKSDMSAEARTEALKELDRFAEMTPQSAEYSMVRSYLEWLLDLPWGTMSKDQTDIMAARNVLDSDHYGLQEVKERIIEFLSVRNLLNVRRANLPSDTSEPVSSGTGVILCFAGPPGVGKTSLGQSIARAMGREFTRMSLGGIRDEAEIRGHRRTYVGALPGRIIQAIKSAGTRNPVFMLDEVDKLGADWRGDPSSALLEVLDPAQNAAFRDNYLSVDFDLSEVIFIATANQLETIPAPLRDRMEIIQVDGYTEFEKLQIGKQHLIPRQIANHGLDDNDITFMDEAVRKIITHYTRESGVRQLERLVGSICRKCVVNLTTNGWSHIIVTPELVADYLKREKFEPEVSEAIDMPGVATGLAVTATGGDILFVEATRMPGNGKLKLTGQLGDVMQESAQIAHSYTRAQAEELSIKPKYFERSDLHLHVPAGAIPKDGPSAGIAMVMALASLYSRRNVRSDVGMTGEVTLRGRVLPVGGIKMKVLAAHRAGLKTVILPKRNGRDLEDVPEEVRNAMKFVLVERIDEAIDSALTSDEAYVKSEDRSADSDIGPINENVLAKSR